A genome region from Triticum aestivum cultivar Chinese Spring chromosome 2B, IWGSC CS RefSeq v2.1, whole genome shotgun sequence includes the following:
- the LOC123047022 gene encoding universal stress protein A-like protein isoform X1, translated as MAAQAPPPPPPEQKMMVAIDESECSHYALEWALRNLAPRRLILFTVQPFSPLSYLPAGSPRAVGPSVASPELIRSVTEHQRQLAQALVDKAKAICAEHGFEAETAIEVGDPKETICEAAEKLNVDLLILGSHSRGPIQRFFLGSVSNYCSHHAKCPVLVVKKKE; from the exons ATGGCCGcgcaggcgccgccgccgccaccgccggagcaGAAGATGATGGTGGCGATCGACGAGAGCGAGTGCAGCCACTACGCGCTCGAGTGGGCCCTGCGCAACCTCGCGCCCCGCCGCCTCATCCTCTTCACCGTCCAGCCCTTCTCCCCCCTCAGCTACCTCCCCGCCGGCTCCCCGC GAGCAGTCGGCCCGTCGGTGGCGTCGCCGGAGCTCATCAGGTCCGTGACCGAGCACCAGCGGCAGCTCGCCCAGGCGCTCGTCGACAAGGCCAAGGCCATCTGCGCCGAACACGGG TTTGAAGCAGAGACCGCCATCGAGGTGGGTGATCCCAAGGAAACCATATGCGAAGCTGCAGAGAAGTTGAATGTTGATCTGCTCATCCTGGGAAGCCACAGCCGAGGGCCTATACAAAG GTTTTTCCTTGGCAGTGTGAGCAACTATTGTAGCCACCACGCAAAGTGTCCAGTTCTTGTGGTGAAGAAGAAAGAATAA
- the LOC123047022 gene encoding universal stress protein A-like protein isoform X2 produces the protein MAAQAPPPPPPEQKMMVAIDESECSHYALEWALRNLAPRRLILFTVQPFSPLSYLPAGSPLGPSVASPELIRSVTEHQRQLAQALVDKAKAICAEHGFEAETAIEVGDPKETICEAAEKLNVDLLILGSHSRGPIQRFFLGSVSNYCSHHAKCPVLVVKKKE, from the exons ATGGCCGcgcaggcgccgccgccgccaccgccggagcaGAAGATGATGGTGGCGATCGACGAGAGCGAGTGCAGCCACTACGCGCTCGAGTGGGCCCTGCGCAACCTCGCGCCCCGCCGCCTCATCCTCTTCACCGTCCAGCCCTTCTCCCCCCTCAGCTACCTCCCCGCCGGCTCCCCGC TCGGCCCGTCGGTGGCGTCGCCGGAGCTCATCAGGTCCGTGACCGAGCACCAGCGGCAGCTCGCCCAGGCGCTCGTCGACAAGGCCAAGGCCATCTGCGCCGAACACGGG TTTGAAGCAGAGACCGCCATCGAGGTGGGTGATCCCAAGGAAACCATATGCGAAGCTGCAGAGAAGTTGAATGTTGATCTGCTCATCCTGGGAAGCCACAGCCGAGGGCCTATACAAAG GTTTTTCCTTGGCAGTGTGAGCAACTATTGTAGCCACCACGCAAAGTGTCCAGTTCTTGTGGTGAAGAAGAAAGAATAA